One part of the Georgfuchsia toluolica genome encodes these proteins:
- a CDS encoding class I SAM-dependent methyltransferase, protein MWKKLWIRQAIKRLDSRKLPLRVIFWDEVEYVPKVPEKVLLRLHSPEAVRALATPTLGSLARAYVEQKFDLEGDIRHILDIGEELCDAATARDPRGSATFAWLRHTRPADRRNIGRHYDVSNDFYRLWLDPRLVYSCAYFRHPDDSLERAQEQKLDLICRKLMLKPGERFLDIGCGWGALLFWAIEHYGVHGSGITLSKEQHAYVQNEIEKRKLGSKMEVHLLDYRELHAGQPFDKIASIGMFEHVGRRNLVTYFNSINKLLKPGGLVMNHGITAADLDTQGLRSGISEFVEQYVFPGGDLVHISRVLEALGKAGLECLDVESLRPHYAKTLWRWVERLQASAERARELVGEEKYRIWRIYMGGSAHAFSRGWMSLHQVLAGKVHEDGSLPYPFTRDHLYAE, encoded by the coding sequence CTTCTGGGACGAGGTGGAATACGTTCCCAAGGTGCCCGAAAAAGTGCTGTTGCGGCTGCACTCGCCGGAGGCGGTACGTGCATTGGCAACACCGACGCTCGGTTCCCTGGCCCGCGCCTATGTCGAACAGAAATTCGATCTTGAAGGCGACATCCGCCACATCCTCGACATAGGCGAGGAACTCTGCGATGCCGCCACGGCACGCGATCCCAGGGGCAGCGCCACCTTTGCCTGGCTGCGCCACACCCGTCCCGCCGACCGGCGCAATATCGGCCGCCACTACGATGTCTCCAACGATTTCTACCGTCTCTGGCTCGACCCGCGCCTAGTCTATTCCTGCGCCTACTTCCGCCACCCGGATGACAGCCTCGAACGCGCCCAGGAACAAAAGCTGGACCTGATCTGCCGCAAGCTGATGCTCAAGCCGGGCGAACGTTTTCTCGACATCGGCTGCGGCTGGGGTGCCCTGCTGTTCTGGGCCATCGAGCATTATGGTGTGCATGGCAGCGGCATTACGCTGTCAAAAGAACAGCACGCCTATGTGCAAAACGAAATCGAAAAACGCAAGCTCGGCTCAAAAATGGAAGTGCATTTGCTGGATTATCGCGAACTGCATGCCGGGCAGCCCTTCGACAAGATCGCCTCGATCGGCATGTTCGAGCATGTGGGGCGCCGCAACCTCGTCACTTACTTCAACTCGATCAACAAACTGCTCAAACCCGGCGGCCTGGTCATGAACCACGGCATTACAGCAGCCGATCTCGATACCCAGGGCTTGCGCAGCGGCATCAGCGAATTCGTCGAACAATATGTGTTCCCGGGCGGCGATCTGGTGCATATATCGCGCGTACTCGAAGCCCTGGGCAAAGCGGGGCTCGAATGTCTCGACGTCGAATCGCTGCGCCCGCATTACGCCAAGACGCTATGGCGCTGGGTGGAGCGGCTGCAAGCCAGCGCCGAGCGCGCGCGCGAACTGGTCGGCGAAGAAAAATATCGCATCTGGCGCATCTACATGGGCGGCTCCGCGCATGCTTTCAGCCGCGGCTGGATGTCGCTGCATCAGGTGCTGGCGGGAAAGGTGCATGAAGACGGCAGCCTGCCCTATCCTTTCACGCGCGATCATCTTTACGCGGAATAA
- the glmS gene encoding glutamine--fructose-6-phosphate transaminase (isomerizing), with protein sequence MCGIVAAISRSNVVPFLIEGLRKLEYRGYDSAGLAVLNSGLQRLRSVGRVAELAAQAEGLSAQTGIAHTRWATHGVPSERNAHPHVSGGLAVVHNGIIENFAEIKQGLSARGYVFVSDTDTEAIAHLIEDTLKRVPDLFEAVRLSVAQLVGAYAIAVLREGKSRVIVARHGAPLLLGVADGGAYAASDTSALLQVTRTVVYLEDGDVAELTPAGHRIVLADGTPVARPCHESTLSADAVELGQYRHYMQKEIFEQPQALANTLEMIGGAQTIAPNLFGARAPQIFAEAKSVLILACGTSHHAGLVARYWIEQVAKLPCTVEIASEYRYRHSVPNPDALVIAISQSGETADTLAAVKHAQSLGLTKTLAICNVPESALIRLAELKFLTRAGPEIGVASTKAFTTQLAALALLTLALAKQKAALPLADEAKHLTALRHLPVAVQKVLTLEPQIEQWSKRFADKHHALFLGRGHHYPIALEGALKLKEISYIHAEAYPAGELKHGPLALVDKDMPVISIAPNDALLEKLKSNLQEVKARGGELYVFADADSAVEASEGVHILRLPEHYGLFSPILHVVPLQLMAYHVALVKGTDVDKPRNLAKSVTVE encoded by the coding sequence ATGTGCGGAATCGTCGCGGCCATTTCCCGCAGCAATGTAGTTCCCTTCCTTATCGAAGGACTTCGGAAACTCGAATACCGAGGCTACGATTCGGCCGGCCTGGCGGTACTCAATTCCGGCTTGCAGCGCCTGCGCAGCGTTGGCCGGGTGGCAGAGCTGGCGGCCCAGGCAGAAGGCCTGTCGGCGCAAACCGGTATCGCCCATACGCGCTGGGCGACGCATGGCGTGCCCTCCGAGCGCAATGCCCACCCGCATGTCTCGGGCGGGCTGGCGGTGGTCCATAACGGCATCATCGAGAACTTCGCCGAGATCAAGCAGGGTCTCTCGGCCCGCGGCTATGTCTTTGTCTCCGATACCGATACCGAGGCCATTGCCCATCTGATCGAAGATACGTTGAAACGCGTTCCCGACCTGTTCGAAGCAGTGCGCCTGTCGGTGGCGCAACTGGTCGGCGCCTATGCCATTGCGGTATTACGCGAAGGCAAATCGCGCGTCATCGTGGCTCGGCACGGCGCGCCCTTGCTGCTCGGCGTTGCGGATGGCGGAGCGTATGCAGCATCGGATACTTCCGCGCTATTGCAGGTGACGCGCACCGTGGTTTACCTCGAAGACGGCGATGTCGCCGAGCTGACGCCGGCCGGGCATCGCATCGTGCTGGCCGATGGCACGCCGGTAGCTCGTCCGTGCCACGAGAGCACCCTGTCTGCCGATGCCGTGGAACTGGGCCAGTACCGCCATTACATGCAGAAGGAAATTTTCGAGCAGCCGCAGGCGCTGGCCAATACGCTGGAAATGATCGGCGGCGCGCAAACCATCGCCCCCAACCTGTTTGGCGCCCGGGCGCCGCAGATATTCGCCGAGGCAAAATCGGTACTGATCCTGGCCTGCGGCACCAGCCATCACGCCGGTCTCGTCGCGCGCTACTGGATCGAGCAAGTGGCAAAACTTCCCTGTACTGTTGAAATCGCCAGTGAATACCGCTACCGGCACTCGGTTCCCAATCCCGATGCGCTGGTGATCGCCATTTCGCAGTCCGGCGAAACGGCCGACACGCTGGCGGCAGTGAAGCACGCCCAATCGCTGGGACTGACCAAGACACTGGCTATTTGCAACGTGCCGGAATCGGCCCTGATCCGCCTGGCGGAACTCAAATTCCTGACGCGTGCCGGTCCCGAGATCGGCGTCGCTTCGACCAAGGCCTTCACGACGCAACTCGCGGCGCTGGCGCTGCTGACTCTGGCGTTGGCGAAACAAAAAGCGGCTCTCCCGTTGGCAGACGAAGCGAAACATCTCACGGCATTGCGCCACCTGCCGGTCGCAGTGCAAAAAGTACTCACGCTGGAGCCGCAGATCGAGCAATGGTCGAAGCGTTTCGCCGACAAGCACCATGCGCTCTTCCTCGGCCGTGGCCACCATTATCCGATCGCGCTCGAAGGTGCGTTGAAGCTCAAGGAAATCTCCTATATCCACGCCGAGGCCTATCCGGCGGGCGAACTCAAGCATGGACCTCTCGCGCTGGTCGACAAGGACATGCCGGTCATTTCCATCGCGCCCAATGATGCGCTGCTGGAAAAGCTCAAATCCAATCTGCAGGAAGTCAAGGCGCGCGGCGGCGAACTCTATGTCTTCGCCGACGCCGATTCCGCCGTGGAAGCATCAGAGGGAGTTCACATCCTGCGCCTGCCGGAACACTACGGCCTGTTCTCCCCGATCCTGCATGTCGTGCCGCTGCAGTTGATGGCCTACCATGTGGCGCTGGTAAAGGGCACCGATGTCGACAAGCCGCGCAATCTGGCTAAATCGGTCACGGTGGAATGA
- a CDS encoding site-specific integrase: MAKIRGRKETGTLYFDLFYKGQRCREQTALEDTSANRKKLERILERIEFDIQSGTFDYRRYFPHSKMAAKFDTEQPVASTQVLQASGVTGNTTTIATGIVGNTPTFTEFSRTWVVENEVAWRRSHRRTIDDILRRHLLPAFGDKVVGHITKSKILAFRSTLAKVPGRKADTLPAKRINAIMAPLRQILNEAADRFEFTTPFRNIKPLKIVKSDITPFSLDEVKQILETVRADFRDYYAVRFFTGMRTGEIDGLKWKYVDFERRLILVRETIVLGEEDTTKTDGSQREIQMNEAVYQALRNQEQTTRQLSAYVFCTREGNPLDHNNVTKRVWYPLLRHQGLTPRRPYQSRHTAATLWLAAGESPLWIARQMGHTSTEMLFKVYGRFVPNLTRQDGSAFERLLLQSGAATPAASALIAPRAVDTAEVAHDTV, encoded by the coding sequence ATGGCTAAGATTCGCGGACGCAAGGAAACCGGTACGCTTTACTTTGACCTCTTCTATAAGGGCCAGCGTTGTCGCGAACAGACGGCCTTGGAAGACACCAGTGCCAACCGGAAGAAACTCGAAAGGATTCTCGAGCGTATCGAGTTCGATATCCAGTCGGGAACCTTCGACTACCGCCGCTACTTCCCCCACAGCAAGATGGCGGCGAAGTTCGATACAGAGCAGCCCGTCGCCTCGACGCAGGTTCTACAAGCGAGCGGCGTAACTGGAAATACAACAACCATCGCCACCGGCATCGTCGGCAATACACCAACCTTCACCGAGTTCTCGCGCACCTGGGTTGTGGAGAACGAAGTCGCCTGGCGCCGCAGCCATCGCCGCACCATAGACGACATCCTGCGCCGGCATCTCCTACCCGCCTTCGGCGACAAGGTGGTCGGCCACATCACCAAGTCGAAAATCCTCGCCTTTCGCTCGACACTCGCCAAAGTACCCGGGCGCAAGGCAGACACACTTCCCGCAAAACGCATCAACGCCATCATGGCGCCGCTGCGCCAAATCCTCAACGAAGCAGCCGACCGATTCGAATTTACCACGCCGTTTCGCAACATCAAGCCGCTCAAGATAGTGAAGAGCGACATTACCCCGTTCAGCCTGGACGAAGTGAAACAAATCCTCGAGACGGTACGCGCGGATTTCCGCGACTACTACGCGGTGCGCTTCTTCACCGGCATGCGCACCGGCGAAATCGACGGCCTCAAGTGGAAATACGTCGATTTCGAGCGGCGCCTGATCCTGGTGCGTGAAACCATCGTGCTCGGTGAAGAGGACACCACCAAGACCGACGGCTCCCAGCGCGAGATCCAGATGAACGAAGCCGTCTATCAGGCCTTGCGCAACCAGGAGCAGACTACTCGCCAGTTGAGCGCCTATGTCTTCTGCACCCGCGAAGGCAACCCGCTCGATCACAATAACGTGACCAAGCGCGTCTGGTATCCGCTGCTGCGGCACCAGGGCCTGACGCCACGTCGTCCCTACCAGAGCCGGCACACGGCAGCGACGCTGTGGCTCGCCGCCGGCGAGAGCCCATTGTGGATTGCGCGGCAGATGGGGCACACGAGCACCGAGATGCTGTTCAAGGTCTATGGCCGTTTCGTGCCCAACCTCACGCGCCAGGATGGCTCCGCCTTCGAGCGCCTGCTGCTGCAATCCGGCGCGGCAACGCCTGCCGCATCCGCGCTGATTGCCCCACGAGCCGTCGACACTGCGGAGGTGGCCCATGACACCGTCTGA
- a CDS encoding helix-turn-helix domain-containing protein: protein MADKQFAEGRTITVTEVAGATGISRVTLSRMLNQRGYVTGSDTIDALCEYFKCPIEKVAEYIPAPKMPEPPKKSVKDTKSAGTSQVKGERRTPSRSTKR, encoded by the coding sequence ATGGCTGACAAGCAGTTTGCCGAGGGGCGGACCATCACTGTCACGGAGGTTGCGGGGGCCACAGGTATCAGCAGAGTTACGCTATCCAGAATGCTTAACCAGAGGGGTTATGTGACAGGTAGCGACACGATAGATGCACTCTGCGAGTACTTCAAATGCCCGATTGAAAAAGTAGCGGAATATATTCCGGCACCGAAAATGCCGGAGCCGCCGAAGAAATCGGTTAAGGACACAAAATCCGCTGGAACCAGCCAGGTTAAAGGGGAGCGGCGCACACCATCCAGGTCGACCAAGCGTTAG
- a CDS encoding IS5 family transposase (programmed frameshift), whose product MAKRAESWVVTDAFWQRIEPLIPQRASPPNKKYLRKPGAGRPPKPARQVFEAIVYVLRTGCQWKALPKERFGSASAVHKRFLEWEAAGFFEALWKAGLAEYDDMEGIAWRWQSVDGAMMKAPLAQEAVGPNPTDRGKKRGSKRHLLVDGRGVPLSIVVTGANVNDGKRLDEVLGAIMVKREAPLLRRSKHLCADAGYCSADNLGTIKTHGYIPHVVDRRKEADAKRRDPKKKARRWVVEVCHSWFNRFRKLLVRYEKLERSFVAFNHLAAAIIAFCKVPLDVNIIYG is encoded by the exons ATGGCGAAGCGAGCCGAATCTTGGGTAGTAACGGATGCATTCTGGCAGAGGATTGAACCGCTGATTCCGCAGCGGGCTTCCCCACCGAATAAGAAGTACCTACGCAAGCCGGGTGCCGGACGACCGCCGAAGCCGGCACGACAGGTGTTCGAGGCCATCGTGTATGTACTACGCACGGGCTGTCAATGGAAGGCTTTGCCCAAGGAACGTTTTGGCAGCGCGAGCGCCGTCCACAAGCGCTTCCTCGAATGGGAAGCAGCGGGCTTCTTCGAGGCGCTATGGAAAGCGGGGTTGGCAGAATACGACGATATGGAGGGCATCGCTTGGCGGTGGCAAAGCGTCGATGGTGCGATGATGAAGGCCCCCTTGGCACAGGAAGCCGTTGGCCCAAACCCGACGGATCGGGGGAAAAAAAG AGGCAGCAAGCGCCATCTGCTGGTAGACGGTCGTGGCGTCCCCTTGTCGATCGTCGTGACCGGGGCCAATGTCAATGACGGCAAGCGACTCGACGAGGTACTTGGTGCCATCATGGTCAAACGCGAGGCCCCGTTGCTCAGGCGCAGCAAGCACCTGTGCGCCGATGCCGGCTACTGCAGCGCCGACAACCTCGGCACCATCAAAACGCACGGCTACATTCCACATGTCGTCGATCGCCGCAAGGAGGCCGACGCCAAGCGGCGCGACCCGAAGAAGAAGGCCCGGCGATGGGTGGTCGAGGTCTGCCATAGCTGGTTCAATCGCTTTCGCAAGCTGCTTGTGCGATATGAGAAACTCGAACGCAGCTTCGTTGCCTTCAACCATCTTGCCGCCGCCATCATCGCCTTCTGCAAGGTGCCGCTCGACGTCAATATAATTTACGGATAA
- a CDS encoding sulfite exporter TauE/SafE family protein, whose amino-acid sequence MSILIGTVIGFILGLTGAGGSILAVPLLMAGLDWPITQAATVSLLAVAVAAAVGALMAWRHSYVRYRTATFIAVIGVMVAPFGIRVANTLQPSMLIIIFSIVLGIVAIRMFRSAVIASKEATIVRATVDGEGEPCSGKICKLNPLSGRLIWNWGTLCLLGLVGTATGFLSGLLGVGGGFVIVPALRATTPLSIHSAIATSLMAIALISTGTVVSGLMEGRSLPLEVALPFVAGTVSGMALGRVAAPYIADHKLQKGFSLLVLAVSMSMMVHALARF is encoded by the coding sequence ATGAGCATTTTGATTGGGACGGTCATTGGTTTTATATTGGGCCTGACTGGTGCGGGCGGGTCTATCCTTGCCGTACCGTTGCTCATGGCTGGTCTTGATTGGCCTATTACACAGGCAGCCACGGTTTCACTTCTGGCAGTGGCTGTTGCAGCGGCAGTTGGCGCATTGATGGCATGGCGCCACAGCTACGTGCGCTACCGTACCGCGACTTTTATAGCTGTTATAGGTGTAATGGTTGCGCCGTTCGGAATCAGAGTGGCGAACACTTTGCAACCATCAATGCTGATCATTATTTTTTCCATAGTGCTCGGGATTGTTGCCATCCGCATGTTTCGCTCTGCGGTAATTGCCTCAAAGGAGGCAACTATCGTAAGGGCCACTGTGGATGGAGAAGGTGAACCGTGTTCCGGGAAAATCTGCAAACTAAATCCACTTAGCGGTCGGCTGATCTGGAATTGGGGAACTCTCTGCCTTCTTGGTTTGGTCGGCACTGCGACAGGGTTTCTTTCAGGTCTCCTTGGCGTAGGAGGAGGGTTTGTGATCGTGCCGGCATTGCGTGCCACGACTCCACTTTCAATACACTCGGCAATCGCAACCTCGCTCATGGCAATAGCCCTGATCAGTACGGGAACTGTTGTAAGCGGACTGATGGAGGGAAGATCGTTACCTCTTGAAGTAGCTCTTCCGTTCGTTGCAGGCACCGTAAGCGGCATGGCCTTGGGGCGCGTGGCAGCCCCATATATTGCGGACCACAAGTTGCAAAAAGGTTTCTCCCTACTTGTTCTGGCCGTTTCAATGTCAATGATGGTACATGCGTTAGCCAGATTCTGA
- a CDS encoding efflux RND transporter permease subunit has product MIADANSPDHTNAPVTLADFDVHSGIRLERLIFNNRIVVVMVCALLTVVMAWAAFTKLTLNASFDKMIPRSHPYIRNYLDNRESLRGLGNVLRIVVENSKGDIFDPAYQEALKKINDEVFLTPGVDRAWVKSLWTPSMRWTEVTEEGFQGGSVMPDNYDGSPQATEKLRLNISRAGVVGRFVGTDFKSSMIVVPLLDKDPSTGRPINYRALSRVLEEKLRTHYEGISANSGIRVRIIGFAKLVGDLIDGLAQVISYFGFAVLVAVLMIYFYTRCVRSTVLVILCSTAAVVWQLGSIAWLGFELDPFSILVPFLIFAIGVSHGAQKMNGIMQDVGRGMHRLVAARYTFRRLFLAGITALIADAVSFAVLMVIDIPVIKDLALTASIGVTMLIFTNLILLPVLLSYTGVSERAAKRALSVKGTPQLGGGSTLWNWIERFTERRWAIGALAISALLMLAAFIVSQRLAIGDLEPGAPELRADSRYNRDNTYITGHYSLSSDQFAVMIKTEAEGCLKYPTLIEADRLAWEMQQLPSVQTTVFLGNAIRQITAGSYEGSPKWLTLARNQDVLNYGAQQASVNNPDLFNNDCSLMPVIAYLTDHRAETLDSLVAVTHRFAEEHSTPERQFLLAAGSSGIEAATNIVVREANRTMLIYVYAAVIALCFITFHNWRAVVVAVVPLVMTSILCEALMVILGIGVKVATLPVIALGVGIGVDYALYLLSIQLAQQRLGASLAVACKRSIEFTGKVVALVGFTLAAGVVTWIFSPIKFQADMGILLTFMFIWNMIGALILIPALSHFLLKTPQQAGAKNQYLATDPGELFVGQRARAHQ; this is encoded by the coding sequence ATGATTGCAGATGCCAACTCCCCCGATCACACCAATGCGCCAGTAACCTTGGCTGATTTCGATGTCCACTCGGGAATCAGGCTAGAACGTCTGATTTTCAACAACCGGATTGTGGTGGTCATGGTTTGCGCACTCCTCACCGTGGTCATGGCCTGGGCGGCGTTCACCAAGCTGACCCTGAATGCAAGTTTTGACAAGATGATCCCGCGCAGTCATCCCTACATCAGGAACTATCTGGACAACCGCGAAAGTCTGCGCGGCCTGGGTAATGTTTTGCGCATTGTGGTCGAAAACAGCAAGGGCGATATATTCGATCCAGCCTACCAGGAGGCGCTGAAAAAGATCAACGACGAGGTGTTCCTGACACCCGGTGTCGACCGTGCATGGGTGAAGTCGCTATGGACCCCGTCCATGCGCTGGACGGAGGTTACCGAAGAAGGGTTCCAGGGCGGGTCGGTAATGCCAGACAACTACGACGGATCGCCCCAGGCCACTGAAAAGTTGCGGCTCAACATCAGCCGCGCCGGGGTGGTCGGACGCTTCGTTGGTACCGATTTCAAGTCGAGCATGATAGTTGTACCGCTGCTGGACAAGGATCCATCCACCGGGCGGCCGATCAACTATCGCGCGCTATCACGTGTGCTAGAGGAAAAGCTGCGCACTCACTACGAAGGCATTTCTGCCAACAGCGGCATTCGGGTGCGCATCATCGGCTTCGCCAAGTTGGTCGGCGACCTGATCGACGGGCTAGCTCAGGTCATCAGTTACTTTGGTTTCGCCGTCTTGGTCGCTGTGCTAATGATTTACTTCTATACCCGCTGTGTGCGCAGCACAGTACTTGTCATACTATGCTCTACTGCGGCAGTGGTGTGGCAACTCGGCAGTATTGCTTGGCTGGGTTTCGAACTGGATCCATTTTCCATACTGGTGCCCTTTCTGATCTTCGCCATCGGCGTTTCGCATGGCGCGCAGAAGATGAACGGCATCATGCAGGACGTCGGGCGCGGTATGCATCGGCTTGTCGCCGCGCGCTACACCTTCCGCCGCCTGTTCCTGGCTGGCATCACGGCCCTGATTGCTGATGCCGTCAGTTTTGCGGTACTGATGGTGATCGATATTCCGGTGATCAAGGACCTGGCGCTGACCGCCAGCATTGGCGTCACCATGTTGATCTTCACCAATCTGATCCTGCTACCCGTTTTGCTGTCCTATACCGGCGTCAGTGAACGGGCCGCCAAGCGCGCACTAAGCGTCAAAGGCACGCCGCAACTGGGCGGAGGCAGCACTCTGTGGAACTGGATTGAGCGTTTTACCGAACGCCGCTGGGCCATCGGGGCGCTGGCAATTTCCGCCCTGCTCATGCTGGCCGCATTCATTGTCAGCCAGCGTCTCGCCATCGGCGATCTCGAACCCGGCGCACCGGAGTTGCGCGCAGACTCGCGATACAACCGTGACAACACCTACATCACCGGGCATTACTCGCTCTCCAGCGATCAGTTCGCTGTCATGATCAAGACAGAGGCGGAAGGTTGCCTCAAGTACCCGACCCTGATCGAAGCCGATCGCCTGGCTTGGGAAATGCAGCAGCTGCCCAGCGTTCAGACCACGGTATTCCTTGGCAACGCCATCCGCCAGATTACCGCGGGTTCCTACGAGGGCAGCCCGAAGTGGCTGACGCTGGCGCGCAACCAGGATGTGCTGAACTATGGCGCCCAGCAGGCCTCCGTGAACAATCCCGACCTGTTTAACAACGATTGCTCGCTGATGCCCGTGATAGCGTATCTGACCGATCATCGTGCGGAAACCCTGGACAGCCTGGTGGCGGTTACGCACCGCTTTGCTGAGGAACACAGCACGCCGGAGCGCCAGTTCCTGTTGGCAGCAGGTAGCTCCGGTATCGAGGCTGCCACCAACATCGTGGTGCGTGAGGCCAATCGCACCATGTTGATCTATGTTTATGCAGCTGTAATCGCGCTGTGCTTCATCACCTTCCACAACTGGCGCGCCGTGGTGGTGGCGGTGGTGCCGCTGGTGATGACCTCCATCCTGTGCGAAGCGCTGATGGTGATTCTCGGAATCGGCGTCAAGGTTGCCACGCTGCCGGTGATCGCGCTCGGAGTCGGCATCGGGGTCGATTACGCGCTATACCTGCTCAGCATCCAGCTGGCGCAGCAGCGTCTCGGTGCATCGCTGGCGGTAGCTTGCAAGCGTTCAATCGAATTCACCGGCAAGGTGGTGGCGCTGGTGGGCTTTACGCTCGCCGCCGGCGTAGTGACCTGGATTTTCTCTCCAATCAAGTTCCAGGCCGACATGGGCATACTTCTTACCTTCATGTTCATCTGGAACATGATCGGCGCGCTGATCCTGATCCCGGCCTTGTCGCATTTTTTGCTCAAGACGCCACAGCAGGCGGGAGCCAAGAACCAATATTTGGCAACAGACCCTGGAGAGTTATTTGTTGGCCAGCGCGCTCGAGCGCATCAGTGA
- a CDS encoding WD40/YVTN/BNR-like repeat-containing protein yields the protein MRFRSIFTSVLVAVMWLATATPVFAAGFRDVLDTPASLSPLAAHSLLNGLAKAGDRIVAIGQRGHIVYSDDAGSTWKQAKVPVSSDLLAVSFPTPKLGWVVGHDGVILHSADAGLTWTLQLDGRRIGDMMRTYYTALAGKGELGTPADTQRMLDDIARVADQGPENSLLDVWFADERNGFAVGTFNLIFRTEDGGKTWVPWYHATDNPKRLHFYAVRGIGADVYLAGEQGLLLKLAPDDNRFRNLTTPYKGTFFGIVGNATALVAFGLRGNAFRSTDGGANWFKVETPFQDGITAGTPLNGDTLLLASQSGQLLLGQHMGESFVAAKLEHMVPAAAVIGIGNDVVLVAGPRGIQRHSLR from the coding sequence ATGCGCTTCCGTTCCATCTTCACTTCCGTTCTGGTGGCCGTCATGTGGCTGGCGACGGCAACACCTGTCTTTGCCGCAGGGTTCCGCGACGTGCTCGATACTCCGGCCAGCCTGAGCCCCCTTGCAGCGCATTCATTGCTCAATGGCCTTGCCAAGGCTGGCGACCGCATCGTTGCCATTGGTCAACGTGGCCACATCGTCTATTCGGACGACGCAGGCAGCACATGGAAACAAGCGAAGGTTCCGGTTAGTTCAGACCTGCTGGCGGTCAGTTTCCCGACACCCAAGCTCGGCTGGGTCGTTGGACATGACGGAGTGATACTGCATAGCGCCGACGCTGGCCTGACCTGGACCCTGCAACTCGATGGCCGCCGCATCGGCGACATGATGCGTACGTACTATACCGCGCTGGCCGGCAAGGGTGAACTGGGCACACCTGCCGATACGCAACGCATGCTCGACGACATCGCCCGCGTCGCCGATCAGGGACCGGAGAACTCTCTGCTCGATGTCTGGTTCGCAGATGAGCGAAACGGATTTGCGGTAGGAACCTTCAATCTGATCTTCCGCACCGAGGATGGTGGCAAGACCTGGGTGCCGTGGTACCACGCCACCGACAATCCGAAACGCCTGCATTTTTACGCTGTACGCGGCATTGGCGCCGATGTTTATCTCGCCGGGGAGCAGGGACTGCTGCTCAAACTGGCGCCCGACGACAATCGCTTCCGCAACCTGACCACCCCCTACAAGGGCACTTTTTTTGGCATCGTCGGCAATGCCACGGCGCTGGTGGCTTTCGGCCTGCGCGGCAATGCATTCCGCAGTACCGATGGGGGCGCAAATTGGTTTAAAGTCGAGACGCCATTTCAGGACGGCATCACCGCCGGCACCCCGTTGAATGGAGACACGCTCTTGCTGGCCAGCCAGTCCGGTCAGCTCCTGCTGGGGCAGCATATGGGCGAAAGTTTCGTTGCCGCCAAGCTGGAGCATATGGTCCCGGCCGCAGCAGTAATCGGTATCGGTAATGACGTTGTTCTGGTCGCCGGTCCACGTGGCATCCAACGCCATTCTTTGCGCTAA